The Drosophila gunungcola strain Sukarami chromosome 3L unlocalized genomic scaffold, Dgunungcola_SK_2 000003F, whole genome shotgun sequence region AACACGGATTGGGATTACTGGGATTACCGTCGTCGCCTTTGGCGCGATTGGGACTTGAACGACTGGGATTTGCCCTACTGGAAGCGGTCGTTGTCTCGCGTTGGATCCGCACCCGATCTCAGTCGGGTTATTGTAGGCAAGGATGGCTTTGAGGCCAACGTGGATGTGCACCTGTTCAAGCCGTACGAGATTACCGTGAAAACAACGGGGGACACAGTGGTCGTGGAGGCCAAGCACGAGAAACGACGGGATGGCGACACCTTCGTTGGTCGCCACATCGTCAAACGGTTCGTCCTGCCACGAGGATACTATCCCAACGATGTCCGATCGGAACTGTCATCCGATGGCATACTCACCGTCAAGTGTCCGCCGTATTTGAGCAACGAGCGGAGTGTATACGTCCGCCAAGTGGGTCCCGCGTATCTAAGCATCAAGAATTAACCCAAGTCTTTAGCATCGTAATTCCGTGTTTTGTTCTTAGTTATTTTCTGTTGGAGCAAAAATTAAGAGACAAAATTATTGCACATAATTCTAAGACTAGAATTGGACTCTTTTTGTAATTAACAAAGCAACATTtgtttagttaaataaaataaaagtttaatttattaataatgaatTCATACTGTCTTATTTGGAAGTGGTTTCTTTCCGTTCCCCAAGCGTCAGCGGATGTGCCCAACTCAAAGCTGAAACAATGCCCagtaaaatgtcaaaattaattgattcaAGACTCGGACGAAACAAAAAGTCACCGACTTGCGAGGCAAAAGTCTCCGCTCATATATTATATCTTTAGCTCTATACCATATTTATACCTAGACACATAAGTGTGGACACCACGCCCTCGAGCGGCTTCCACAATTTTCCAACTAAGGTTAGGCTAAAATGTAAATGGTTCAATACACGACAACCGCTTTGAGCATAATCCTACACGGAAAGCAACCCTCTCTAACCGGGTTGGGAAAACTAATCTAGAAACAAAATAACGAGGGTAGAGCGAATTCGCACGCCCacaagatttttattttaaaacgtaGAAACAATATACAACTCTTTTTAAACGGGAGAGCGATTGGCATGcgtttaattataaaaacaaattacaacgAATCGAGTAGCATTTATTGAGTTAGACAATTTTACAGTTGAGCGGATT contains the following coding sequences:
- the LOC128258836 gene encoding heat shock protein 27; this translates as MALVPATNNTDWDYWDYRRRLWRDWDLNDWDLPYWKRSLSRVGSAPDLSRVIVGKDGFEANVDVHLFKPYEITVKTTGDTVVVEAKHEKRRDGDTFVGRHIVKRFVLPRGYYPNDVRSELSSDGILTVKCPPYLSNERSVYVRQVGPAYLSIKN